The following proteins are co-located in the Pomacea canaliculata isolate SZHN2017 linkage group LG10, ASM307304v1, whole genome shotgun sequence genome:
- the LOC112573106 gene encoding uncharacterized protein LOC112573106 isoform X4 — protein sequence MSTGLYSAFIVITLTVVGWCTAQEEVTGTVTTDKMLYYVGENLEVHCYLNRPVASDAYFEYNSTTMSRHYVTVVNETYLRLDKQVADTDIPETQCACFVGEDMVGDPLDILSEYRPRGVTNLHYEYCNENDVCASWSLGVKYRLGIESERREGSNTVIAAEYTNDSEHGPWMKCDLWQNFTGCVARNLNGWTLLSLRVTITNVRRNDTEFELFDRLALVSDEKMTRVTAGKPLYYVGENMTVHCFLERTGASDASFSYGSDTVSRGYVTVVNDTYLRLDRQVTAMDPFEASCYCVDGNNNTVGSAYILTEYRPQNVTDLKFEYYDKDIFHASWSIGVNYKSGTPTLNTSITVIKAEYTKNITHGPWNDCKLFKDSSGCTTGGKGGWPRLSLRVTIANIKRNDSAIALFYNLALDNYVKPAPVNIRRTEILNSTCAKVVWWSDRFYPLYRISWDVTTLNTSEEQITICSLHPFHNYTVSVQALPRSGFPGVLQTVTLHMPEDAPSTGPKLTEGGYYRKQCSAGQNSSSHIYIYFKPVPPEDRNSATLNYTAKLYMDGQETQELHLKDPESNLLTVSVPCGQGFFVTMYAANRVGVSPQTSLTVPADDKGLLKEIEDLDLHVEEFREQDMKKTARWTWRSHDTVLKQLRFYYCDAKTCTAEACTQWTLLENIDVNIENQNYTFNAGKADKFGFAAATFHGSWTGIVFTKCTYSTDYSQGSSVNLNLKAPTLTSEEGHIRVSWHHSRCDSGSRLLIHRWIVKWCLLETCREDEVYTRSSSVEHILRDVHINVKYNISIAAVTSHGNSSYSDSSFVEVKPSGETGLKVEYIAGISVAILMVILAMVLWFCRIKWKEAKMKFSKTIVFPIPNRTWKNASDIIHQPRNSAIQKGYEHETNCEDKIHRENKKQKQDDCESGYGGSEKPPYKHCLDVPKMQKQRSLYVISVLEDQQGGESSSEDNQGCKTHNVMDLTNLSTNKTSLLFPPVCSHELLNILEQNKKLGVEEKQGMAAGKEISETSKFTCNSLELLCNTASAPMHPEYILCRPKLDSLEPLVESTIELLGICRSGEAQQNLSSSVEISAACDPPKNNKTSYESCTEDKVSTLMNGVCQPTMSSCKQASGSDINEIIVCNRSQKTPSETESHKNLLPYVPMNNLSEMIASPKVVPLCGDKDNEEEKDVLIPCVTRMEIDRNMLIPAVMKMGDGKSQAEKTNAKCLILSENEGGSAVMDLYVTMARIEHMKNHTEGINLHDRPYATKNIDNGGVEFKKEKEEGELFRAEKLNVDEVQSSAAVTDIFKDGCNYWNSLEESGTKNNELFSTNADEDITIKAFPEESSKAEEKSLKKDFKCAAHSSFHTQGYISIDTVVHPRNMGNLQICG from the exons ATGTCCACAGGACTCTACTCAGCTTTTATTGTTATCACTCTGACTGTCGTAGGATGGTGTACAGCGCAGGAGGAAG TTACAGGCACCGTGACTACGGATAAAATGCTGTACTACGTGGGTGAAAACCTGGAAGTCCACTGCTACCTGAACCGGCCGGTGGCTAGCGACGCCTACTTTGAATATAACTCTACCACCATGTCACGTCATTACGTCACGGTTGTCAACGAGACTTACCTTCGGCTGGACAAACAGGTGGCCGACACTGACATCCCCGAGACACAATGCGCTTGTTTCGTTGGGGAGGATATGGTGGGAGACCCGTTGGATATATTAAGTGAAT ATCGCCCACGGGGTGTGACGAACCTACATTATGAATATTGCAATGAAAACGATGTATGTGCCTCTTGGAGTCTTGGCGTAAAGTACAGACTGGGGATAGAGAGTGAGCGTCGGGAAGGGTCCAACACTGTGATAGCAGCGGAATACACTAATGACAGCGAGCA TGGACCATGGATGAAATGTGACTTATGGCAGAACTTCACAGGCTGTGTAGCGAGAAACCTGAATGGATGGACGCTGCTGTCATTGCGTGTAACCATCACTAACGTACGTCGGAATGACACAGAGTTCGAACTGTTTGATCGCCTCGCACTTGTTTCTGACG AGAAAATGACAAGAGTGACAGCAGGCAAGCCTCTCTACTATGTTGGTGAAAACATGACAGTCCACTGCTTCCTGGAGCGGACAGGCGCCAGCGACGCCAGCTTCTCGTATGGGTCGGACACCGTGTCACGTGGTTACGTCACGGTTGTCAACGACACTTACCTTCGGCTGGACAGACAAGTGACTGCAATGGACCCCTTCGAGGCATCATGCTATTGTGTCGATGGCAATAACAATACTGTTGGGTCAGCTTATATTCTGACCGAAT ATCGTccacagaatgtgacagatcTGAAGTTTGAATATTATgataaagacatttttcatgCCTCTTGGAGCATTGGAGTAAATTACAAGTCTGGAACTCCAACCCTAAATACATCCATCACTGTCATAAAAGCAGAATATACTAAAAACATCACTCA TGGACCATGGAACGATTGCAAATTATTTAAGGACAGCTCAGGCTGTACAACGGGAGGAAAAGGTGGATGGCCACGCCTGTCTTTACGTGTAACCATTGCCAATATCAAGCGGAATGACAGTGCCATTGCACTGTTTTATAACCTCGCCCTTGATAATTATG TTAAACCAGCCCCTGTGAACATTCGTCGGACTGAGATATTAAATAGCACTTGTGCAAAGGTGGTTTGGTGGAGTGATCGATTTTACCCTTTGTATCGCATTTCTTGGGATGTCACAACT CTCAATACTTCAGAGGAACAGATCACCATTTGCTCTCTGCACCCATTCCACAACTACACTGTCAGTGTGCAGGCTTTACCTCGTTCTGGTTTCCCAGGAGTACTGCAGACTGTGACCCTTCATATGCCAGAGGATG CACCAAGTACAGGTCCAAAACTGACTGAGGGTGGATATTATAGAAAACAATGTTCAGCAGGACAAAATTCATCAtcacatatttacatttattttaag CCTGTGCCCCCAGAAGATAGAAACAGCGCAACACTTAACTACACAGCCAAACTGTATATGGATGGTCAGGAGACACAGGAACTTCACTTGAAAGATCCAGAAAGTAACCTGCTGACTGTGTCTGTACCCTGTGGGCAGGgattttttgtaacaatgtaTGCAGCCAACAGAGTTGGTGTCTCACCTCAGACATCTCTTACAGTACCTGCAGACGACAAAG GTCTTCTCAAGGAAATAGAGGATTTAGATCTTCACGTCGAAGAATTTAGAGAACaagacatgaagaaaacagCACGATGGACTTGGAGATCACATGATACAGTTCTCAAGCAACTACGATTCTATTACTGTGATGCAAAGACATGCACAGCTGAAGCTTGCACACAATGG ACCTTGCTGGAGAACATTGATGTCAATATTGAGAACCAGAACTATACCTTCAATGCTGGCAAAGCTGACAAATTTGGATTTGCTGCAGCCACATTTCATGGTAGTTGGACAGGCATTGTTTTTACCAAATGCACATATTCTACAGATTACAGCCAGGGATCAT CTGTAAATCTGAATCTGAAGGCACCCACATTGACATCAGAGGAAGGACATATACGTGTAAGCTGGCATCACTCAAGATGTGATTCAGGAAGTAGGCTTCTGATACACCGTTGGATAGTTAAATGGTGCTTATTGGAAACCTGTAGAG AAGACGAAGTTTACACCAGGAGTTCCTCAGTAGAACATATATTAAGAGATGTTCACATTAATGTCAAGTACAACATAAGCATAGCTGCTGTCACATCTCATGGAAACTCCAGCTACAGTGACTCATCATTTGTTGAAGTGAAACCATCAGGAGAGACAG GCCTTAAAGTGGAATATATTGCAGGGATATCAGTAGCAATACTCATGGTGATTCTTGCAATGGTTTTATGGTTTTGCAG gaTTAAATGGAAAGAGGCCAAGATGAAGTTTTCAAAAACTATTGTGTTTCCCATTCCAAACAGGACTTGGAAAAATGCAAGTGATATTATACATCAG CCAAGGAATTCAGCAATACAAAAGGGTTATGAACACGAAACAAACTGTGAGGACAAgatacacagagaaaataaaaaa caGAAACAAGATGACTGTGAAAGTGGATATGGTGGATCTGAAAAACCACCATATAAGCACTGCCTGGATGTACCAAAGATGCAAAAACAAAGGTCACTGTATGTGATATCTGTACTCGAGGACCAGCAGGGTGGAGAGAGCAGCAGTGAAGATAACCAAGGTTGTAAGACACATAATGTCATGGACTTGACTAACTTGTCAACAAATAAAACCTCACTTTTGTTTCCACCAGTTTGCTCCCATGAGCTCCTGAATAttttggaacaaaataaaaagttaggGGTTGAAGAAAAACAGGGGATGGCTGCTGGTAAAGAAATCTCTGAAACAAGTAAATTTACTTGTAATTCCCTGGAGTTGCTTTGTAATACTGCAAGTGCTCCCATGCATCCTGAGTATATCTTATGTAGGCCAAAGTTGGATTCTTTGGAACCACTAGTTGAGTCCACCATTGAGCTACTTGGCATTTGCAGGTCTGGTGAAGCTCAGCAAAATCTTTCCTCATCCGTAGAAATATCAGCAGCTTGTGAtccaccaaaaaacaacaaaacgagTTATGAAAGCTGCACAGAAGACAAAGTGAGCACGCTAATGAATGGTGTCTGTCAACCCACAATGAGCAGTTGCAAGCAAGCATCAGGTTCagacataaatgaaataattgtgTGCAACAGGAGTCAGAAAACTCCCTCAGAAACTGAAAGCCATAAAAATCTGTTACCATATGTGCCCATGAATAACCTTTCTGAAATGATTGCTAGTCCAAAGGTAGTGCCATTGTGTGGTGACAAGGACAACGAAGAAGAGAAGGATGTCCTCATACCTTGTGTGACAAGAATGGAAATAGACAGAAACATGTTAATTCCTGCTGTAATGAAAATGGGTGATGGAAAAAGCCAGGCtgagaaaacaaatgcaaagtGTTTGATCCTATCTGAGAATGAAGGAGGTAGTGCAGTGATGGATTTGTATGTGACTATGGCTAGGATAGAACACATGAAAAATCATACAGAGGGGATAAATTTGCATGATCGACCCTATGCAACTAAGAATATTGACAATGGTGGAGTTgagtttaaaaaagagaaagaagagggagaGTTGTTTAGAGCAGAAAAACTGAATGTGGATGAAGTGCAATCAAGTGCAGCTgtgactgacatttttaaagatggcTGCAATTATTGGAATAGCTTGGAGGAGTcaggaacaaaaaataatgaactcTTTAGTACAAATGCAGATGAAGACATTACAATTAAGGCTTTCCCAGAGGAAAGTTcaaaagcagaggaaaagtctttgaagaaagattttaaatgtgCTGCCCATTCTTCATTTCACACACAAGGTTATATTTCCATAGATACAGTTGTGCATCCCAGGAACATGGGAAATTTACAAATTTGTGGTTGA